From Methanosarcina lacustris Z-7289, one genomic window encodes:
- a CDS encoding flavodoxin family protein — protein sequence MKVLGLIGSPRVGGNTTKLVNAILEGAAENGAETKVYNLSGLDINPCKGCMTCKIESKCVIDDDMQMLYDEIQAADAVVIGSPIYMWEITAQTKLFVDRLIAFIKPDFSTRLNLPKKLVLAFTQGNPDPNTFKQYFDYMEGLFSFMQFDVQSSIVAAGTSNPEDVLQQPETLSKAKEIGKEL from the coding sequence ATGAAAGTTTTAGGATTAATCGGAAGCCCCAGAGTAGGTGGAAACACCACAAAACTTGTAAACGCAATTCTCGAAGGAGCTGCAGAAAACGGTGCTGAGACAAAAGTTTACAATCTTTCCGGACTGGACATCAATCCCTGCAAAGGCTGTATGACCTGCAAAATCGAAAGCAAGTGTGTAATCGATGACGATATGCAGATGCTTTATGATGAAATCCAGGCAGCTGACGCTGTTGTGATCGGCTCTCCTATCTATATGTGGGAGATCACAGCCCAGACCAAACTCTTTGTAGACCGCTTGATTGCCTTTATTAAACCGGACTTTTCCACCCGCCTCAACTTGCCAAAGAAGCTGGTCCTTGCTTTTACCCAGGGCAACCCCGACCCGAACACCTTCAAACAGTATTTTGATTATATGGAAGGCCTTTTCTCCTTTATGCAGTTCGATGTCCAGAGCAGCATAGTCGCAGCCGGTACCTCCAACCCTGAAGATGTCCTTCAACAGCCGGAGACCCTTTCAAAGGCAAAAGAAATCGGAAAAGAGCTTTAA
- a CDS encoding flavodoxin family protein, producing the protein MNVLGLIGSPREHGNTATLVNAILEGAAEKGAETKVYQLSKMDLKPCRGCMSCRSEGKCVIDDDMQELYKELLSADALVIGSPIYMWEVTTHTKTFIDRLIALTCWQPCAKPEFVSPLKGTTKIVLAYTYGSPNPNNFNQYFKYMEGLFSYLGFHVQGSIWASGTVNPDDISHQFEVLENAKEIGKKL; encoded by the coding sequence ATGAATGTACTCGGATTGATAGGAAGCCCGCGCGAACACGGAAATACTGCCACTCTCGTAAATGCAATCCTTGAAGGTGCTGCCGAAAAGGGGGCAGAGACAAAAGTTTACCAACTCTCCAAAATGGACCTAAAACCCTGCAGAGGCTGCATGTCCTGCAGATCCGAAGGAAAATGCGTCATTGACGACGATATGCAGGAACTCTATAAGGAACTCCTATCTGCCGATGCCCTTGTTATAGGTTCCCCGATTTACATGTGGGAAGTCACAACACATACAAAAACATTTATTGACCGCTTGATAGCTTTAACCTGCTGGCAACCCTGTGCAAAGCCCGAGTTCGTCTCACCCCTGAAAGGAACAACAAAAATAGTACTTGCCTACACCTACGGGAGCCCTAACCCCAACAACTTCAACCAGTACTTCAAGTACATGGAAGGTCTTTTCAGCTACCTGGGTTTCCATGTCCAGGGAAGCATCTGGGCTTCGGGAACAGTAAATCCCGATGACATTTCCCATCAGTTCGAAGTACTCGAAAACGCAAAAGAAATCGGGAAGAAGCTCTAA
- a CDS encoding ABC transporter permease, whose amino-acid sequence MRILKSLGFTGFDILFLFMIESILLGVFGGVLGGVVGIAGAYSVERLLHLPVVFPLSLIVAGFLVAVAVGFVSGVYPARKAAKMKPVDLLRYE is encoded by the coding sequence ATAAGGATTCTCAAATCTCTTGGCTTCACAGGCTTTGACATCCTTTTTCTTTTCATGATCGAGTCAATCCTGCTTGGAGTGTTCGGGGGCGTTCTCGGAGGTGTTGTTGGAATTGCAGGCGCATACAGCGTGGAAAGGCTCCTTCACCTGCCTGTGGTCTTCCCGTTAAGCCTGATAGTTGCCGGTTTTCTCGTTGCTGTAGCTGTCGGTTTCGTCTCGGGCGTCTATCCTGCAAGAAAAGCCGCAAAAATGAAGCCTGTAGACTTACTCAGGTACGAATAA
- a CDS encoding flavodoxin family protein: MNGGSNIKVLGLVGSPKVDGNTSRLVNAVLEGAAENGAETIVYNLASLDIKGCDACGRCQEHGCCFMDDDMQKLYGEIQTADTIVLGSPVYMWQMTAQTKLLIDRMTAFLRSDFSSRLENKKLILVFTQGIPDRDAFKPYFEYTAGLLYYLGFDVLDTIVAAGTDKLEVSSRPHLLRKAKDLGKLVSGSYFQGLEYERIESSLTSFL; the protein is encoded by the coding sequence ATGAACGGGGGTTCTAACATTAAAGTCCTTGGATTGGTGGGTAGTCCTAAAGTCGATGGTAATACCTCAAGACTTGTTAATGCAGTTCTTGAGGGTGCTGCCGAAAATGGGGCAGAAACTATAGTCTATAACCTTGCTTCTCTTGACATTAAAGGCTGCGATGCATGCGGAAGGTGCCAGGAGCACGGCTGCTGTTTTATGGATGATGATATGCAAAAACTTTATGGAGAAATTCAGACTGCCGACACTATTGTGCTCGGTTCTCCTGTATATATGTGGCAGATGACAGCCCAGACAAAACTCCTTATTGACCGCATGACAGCTTTCTTAAGGTCGGATTTTTCGAGCAGGCTTGAAAATAAAAAACTAATCCTTGTCTTTACTCAGGGAATTCCAGATCGGGACGCCTTTAAACCGTATTTCGAATACACAGCAGGCCTTCTTTACTATCTGGGCTTTGATGTTCTGGATACCATCGTTGCAGCAGGCACGGATAAGCTTGAAGTTTCATCCAGGCCCCATTTGCTGAGGAAAGCAAAGGACCTTGGGAAATTGGTCTCAGGTTCGTACTTCCAGGGTCTGGAATACGAAAGAATCGAATCAAGCTTGACATCGTTTCTCTAA
- a CDS encoding L-threonylcarbamoyladenylate synthase, producing the protein MQAENGNKIKTRVFRISEENFDVILDKAAAIIRRGGIVAFPTETVYGLGADGLDPEAVRKIFEAKERPPGNPLSLLVHSREDLGKVAKNIPEKAFRLMDAFWPGPLTIVLEKNDIVPGITSGNLPSIGLRMPDHRIPLELIKRAGTPLAAPSANLSGKPSPSLAAHVLADLTGRIDAVIDGGGAAIGLESTVVDMTVEPPVVLRPGAVGIDELERVIGKVRPAYGETEARNGGAMPEKKAGQKYSHYAPDAQVVLVEGEMKKVSKKIDALLENYRREGKKVGLLLSDETAGFFASERLSAYECFLLGSHEEPEEAARRLFEGLRVLDMKSLDVILADGSFSPSGLGTALLNRLREAASVRHAV; encoded by the coding sequence GTGCAGGCAGAAAACGGAAATAAAATAAAGACCCGGGTTTTTCGGATCTCTGAAGAGAACTTTGACGTTATTCTTGACAAGGCTGCGGCGATTATCAGAAGGGGAGGGATAGTTGCCTTCCCCACGGAAACAGTTTACGGGCTTGGAGCTGACGGGCTGGACCCTGAAGCCGTCCGGAAAATCTTTGAAGCAAAAGAACGCCCGCCTGGCAATCCTCTTAGCCTGCTTGTCCATTCCAGGGAAGACCTCGGAAAGGTCGCAAAAAACATCCCTGAGAAAGCTTTCAGGCTTATGGACGCTTTCTGGCCTGGTCCCCTTACGATTGTTCTGGAGAAAAACGACATTGTCCCGGGAATTACCTCGGGAAACCTGCCGTCGATAGGGCTCCGCATGCCTGACCACAGGATTCCTCTGGAGCTTATAAAGAGGGCAGGCACTCCCCTGGCTGCTCCGAGTGCGAACCTCTCGGGAAAACCCAGTCCCAGTCTGGCAGCCCATGTCCTGGCTGACCTTACAGGCAGGATTGATGCGGTTATTGACGGAGGGGGAGCAGCTATAGGGCTTGAGTCAACTGTTGTCGATATGACGGTTGAACCTCCGGTGGTGCTGCGGCCCGGAGCCGTGGGAATTGACGAGCTTGAAAGAGTTATAGGTAAAGTCAGGCCCGCTTATGGGGAGACTGAAGCCAGGAATGGAGGGGCTATGCCTGAAAAAAAGGCAGGTCAGAAATACAGTCATTATGCCCCTGATGCGCAGGTCGTGCTTGTGGAAGGGGAAATGAAAAAAGTTTCCAAAAAGATTGATGCACTGCTCGAAAATTACCGGCGCGAGGGCAAGAAAGTCGGACTTCTGCTTAGCGATGAGACCGCAGGCTTTTTTGCTTCTGAAAGATTGAGTGCATATGAATGCTTTTTACTGGGGTCCCACGAAGAGCCTGAGGAAGCTGCCAGAAGACTATTTGAAGGGCTCAGGGTTCTGGACATGAAAAGTCTGGATGTAATTCTGGCTGACGGCTCTTTTTCCCCTTCAGGACTTGGAACTGCACTCCTTAACCGGTTAAGAGAAGCTGCCTCCGTAAGGCATGCTGTTTAA
- the rbcL gene encoding type III ribulose-bisphosphate carboxylase: MRRDYIDIGYSPKDTDLICEFHIEPSAGVNFEEAATHMAGESSIDSWTEISTLSPELAAKLKPHVFYLDEESQTVRVAYSEDLFELGSVPQVLSAVAGNIFSMKIVDNLRLQDIAFPGSMLREFKGPNFGLPGIRKLVGVYDRPLIGTIVKPKVGLTSEKHAEVAYNSFAGGCDLVKDDENLTDQKFNGFDRRAELTLKIAEKAEVETGEKKMYLCNITAPTCKEMTRRLNVLKDLGASYAMIDIVPVGWTALQTLREEAEDAGLALHAHRCMHSAYTRNPRHGMSMVLVAKLCRLIGLDQLHIGTVVGKMHGEKHEVLSLRDECVLGKVPADETQHVLAQDWGGLKPMFPVASGGLAPTMIPDLYSIFGKDVIMQFGGGIHAHPMGTAAGATACRQALDASLEGVSMQDYAKNHTELEAAIGKWLKK; the protein is encoded by the coding sequence ATGCGCAGGGACTACATAGATATCGGCTACAGCCCGAAGGATACGGATCTGATTTGTGAATTCCACATTGAACCATCAGCAGGAGTGAATTTTGAGGAAGCTGCCACCCACATGGCAGGGGAAAGCTCTATAGATTCCTGGACTGAGATTTCCACATTGAGTCCCGAACTTGCAGCGAAATTAAAACCTCACGTTTTTTACCTGGACGAAGAATCACAGACCGTAAGGGTGGCTTATTCGGAAGATCTTTTTGAACTGGGTTCGGTTCCCCAGGTGCTGAGTGCTGTTGCAGGAAACATCTTCAGTATGAAAATCGTTGACAACCTCAGGCTGCAGGACATCGCCTTCCCCGGGTCAATGCTCCGCGAGTTCAAAGGTCCGAACTTCGGGCTGCCGGGGATCAGGAAACTTGTAGGTGTGTATGACCGCCCCCTTATCGGGACTATCGTTAAACCGAAGGTAGGCTTGACCTCAGAGAAACATGCGGAAGTTGCGTACAATTCTTTTGCCGGAGGCTGCGACCTCGTAAAAGATGATGAGAACCTTACCGACCAGAAGTTCAATGGCTTTGACAGAAGGGCTGAACTCACCCTGAAAATTGCAGAAAAAGCTGAAGTAGAGACCGGGGAGAAGAAGATGTACCTCTGCAACATCACAGCCCCGACCTGTAAGGAAATGACCCGGCGCTTAAATGTCCTCAAAGACCTGGGGGCCAGCTATGCAATGATCGATATCGTGCCGGTAGGCTGGACTGCTCTTCAGACCCTGCGGGAAGAGGCTGAAGATGCGGGTCTTGCCCTTCATGCCCACCGCTGCATGCATTCAGCGTACACCCGGAACCCCCGCCATGGGATGAGCATGGTTCTCGTCGCCAAGCTCTGCAGGTTGATAGGGCTTGACCAGCTCCACATAGGCACGGTTGTCGGGAAAATGCACGGAGAAAAACATGAAGTCCTGTCTCTAAGGGATGAGTGTGTGCTCGGGAAAGTACCTGCAGATGAAACCCAGCATGTCCTTGCCCAGGACTGGGGAGGATTAAAGCCAATGTTCCCGGTAGCATCCGGAGGGCTCGCTCCTACAATGATTCCTGATCTTTATTCTATCTTTGGAAAAGATGTTATTATGCAATTCGGTGGCGGAATCCATGCGCATCCGATGGGTACGGCAGCCGGAGCTACTGCCTGCAGGCAGGCCCTTGATGCAAGCCTTGAAGGAGTCAGCATGCAGGACTATGCAAAGAACCACACCGAACTTGAAGCTGCTATCGGGAAGTGGCTTAAGAAATAA
- the mmp10 gene encoding methyl coenzyme M reductase-arginine methyltransferase Mmp10 (Mmp10 (methanogenesis marker protein 10) is a cobalamin-requiring radical SAM methyltransferase that creates the methylarginine modification to methyl coenzyme M reductase.), whose product MEVVVDVGGNPGVDCKGFCKYCYFKKVKDVQPLGCKYCLPFKKGCDYCTRSVKESYSGFKSLQMVLEETSRKLCFTRGEVPKFTVSGGGDLSCYPDLKNLVTFLSQFNTPIHLGYTSGKGFSKPDDALFYIANGVTEVSFTVFATDPALRAEYMKDPEPEASLQVLRDFCAHCEVYGAIVLLPGINDGEVLEKTLSDLETMGATGAILMRFANFQENGLILNNSPIIPGINPHTVSEFTEIVRSSAEKHPSIRITGTPLEDPLIGSPFAIRNVPEALSRLPRVTKKATIITGQVAAPRLTEIFEALGGSVNVVPVKKDIGCLITIDDFKNMDLSEVTETVFIPGRAFAHDMEIKEVLKRDGVDRLVRRGPEHLSVDGEMSIGMTREEVLELEIENFTELISQINSLGLPVK is encoded by the coding sequence ATGGAAGTAGTTGTCGACGTAGGCGGAAATCCCGGGGTAGACTGCAAAGGCTTTTGCAAATATTGTTATTTTAAGAAAGTCAAAGATGTTCAGCCCCTGGGCTGCAAGTATTGTCTTCCTTTTAAAAAAGGGTGTGATTACTGTACTCGCAGTGTAAAAGAATCGTACTCTGGCTTCAAGTCTCTCCAGATGGTACTCGAAGAGACTTCAAGAAAACTTTGCTTCACAAGAGGAGAGGTTCCAAAATTCACTGTTAGCGGAGGAGGGGACTTAAGCTGTTACCCCGACCTGAAGAATCTTGTTACTTTTCTATCTCAGTTCAACACTCCAATACATCTGGGATATACCAGCGGAAAAGGCTTCAGTAAGCCTGATGACGCTCTCTTCTACATAGCTAATGGGGTTACAGAAGTGAGTTTCACAGTCTTTGCAACAGACCCGGCTTTGAGAGCCGAATATATGAAAGATCCTGAACCCGAAGCTTCACTTCAGGTCCTTCGGGACTTCTGTGCCCACTGTGAAGTCTACGGGGCAATAGTTCTCCTCCCGGGAATAAATGATGGAGAGGTTCTTGAAAAGACCCTGAGTGACCTGGAAACGATGGGTGCAACGGGAGCCATTCTTATGAGATTTGCAAACTTTCAGGAAAACGGTTTGATTCTCAATAATTCTCCTATCATTCCCGGAATAAATCCACACACTGTTTCTGAATTTACTGAAATTGTGCGCAGTTCTGCAGAAAAGCATCCTTCAATAAGGATCACAGGAACTCCCTTGGAAGACCCGTTAATTGGCTCACCTTTTGCAATTCGCAACGTTCCCGAAGCCCTTTCGCGACTTCCCAGGGTGACCAAAAAGGCAACTATCATCACAGGTCAGGTCGCAGCCCCCAGGCTTACGGAAATATTTGAAGCCCTCGGGGGGTCTGTAAACGTAGTTCCAGTAAAAAAGGACATCGGCTGCCTTATTACGATTGATGATTTTAAAAACATGGACCTCTCTGAGGTAACTGAAACGGTCTTCATTCCGGGAAGAGCTTTTGCCCATGATATGGAAATCAAAGAAGTCCTCAAAAGAGATGGGGTGGACAGGCTCGTGCGCAGGGGACCCGAACATCTTTCCGTGGATGGAGAAATGTCCATAGGCATGACCAGGGAAGAGGTTCTGGAACTGGAAATAGAGAACTTCACGGAACTTATTAGCCAGATTAACTCCCTGGGGCTGCCTGTAAAGTGA
- a CDS encoding DNA polymerase II large subunit, producing the protein MGEIIASEEMHEYFNGLEARLKEAIDVANRARARGGDPKPTVEIPLAKDLADRVENLIGVKGVAAKIRELEVNMSREEAALEIGRQVAEGIVGSFPTKKDAVEAAIRVSMAVLTEGVVAAPIEGIDKVDLGKNDDGSQYIRIFYSGPIRSAGGTAQALSVLVGDYVRRGIGIDRYKPRDEEVERYVEEILLYKRVASLQYMPSEDEIRLIVRNCPVCIDGDPTEEAEVEGHRNLERIGTNRVRGGMCLVLAEGLALKAPKVKKHVNKLKIDGWDWLEILIGGAKSGESAEDEHKNKIKPKDKYIRDLIAGRPVFSHPSRPGGFRLRYGRSRNTSFASAGISPASMVLLDDFIANGTQLKVERPGKAAAMSAVDSIEGPTVRLFSGDLVRIDDIKEAYEIRPQVEVIVDIGEILINYGDFLENNHPLMPSPYVFEWWQYDYQAACPEKIPEEELKNPSAALALRLAEEFNVPLHPKFTYLWHDINRNEFEALRKFVAEKGIFLAGEVAGAGVLKLPLEASLEERIKPVLEKLLVLHKVKNGEILIEEALPFILCLGLDHSLKEKASMPDIDDMVEAAGVLSGFKVYPRAPSRIGARMGRPEKSNLRKMSPAAQVLFPINNSGGITRNLVSASDYTSCMNAKVGEIEVELGRRECPSCGKESYFWRCECGEFTNPKLSCSRCKIDVKGAETCPKCGKKLTSVANVKLDFRSIYKKAFENVGEREKMDLIKGVKRLMNGQMTPEPLEKGILRAKHNVYVFKDGTIRYDMSDIPLTHIRADELGITAAKLLELGYREDICGKPLERDDQIVCLKVQDLVISYDGGEYMLRTAKYVDDLLVKYYKIEPYYNAETIQDLVGVLLIGLAPHTSAGVLGRLIGFTRASVGYAHPFFHASKRRNCDGDEDCIMLLMDGILNFSRSYLPDKRGGKMDAPLVLTTRIDPKEVDKEAHNIDVSACYPLEFYRATQEIKNPTEIESIMDLVSSRLGTPEQYEHFMFTHDTSDIAAGPLNSSYKTLGSMIEKMEAQLALASRIRAVDAPDVAERVLKSHFLPDLIGNLRSFSRQRMRCIKCGEKFRRPPLTGACPKCGGNVILTVHEGSVRKYLEISKEIGERYGVSSYTRQRIELLDYDISSLFENHRVKQLGLSDFMSGSAR; encoded by the coding sequence ATGGGTGAAATTATTGCAAGTGAAGAAATGCATGAATACTTCAATGGGCTTGAGGCGAGGCTAAAAGAGGCAATTGATGTTGCAAACCGGGCCCGGGCCAGGGGCGGAGATCCGAAGCCCACTGTGGAAATCCCCCTTGCAAAAGACCTGGCAGATAGGGTTGAAAACCTTATAGGAGTCAAAGGGGTTGCTGCAAAGATCCGGGAGCTTGAGGTCAATATGTCCAGGGAAGAAGCTGCCCTTGAAATAGGGCGCCAGGTCGCCGAAGGGATTGTAGGAAGCTTTCCAACAAAGAAAGATGCCGTGGAAGCCGCTATCCGTGTTTCCATGGCAGTCCTGACCGAAGGGGTAGTTGCAGCTCCTATCGAAGGAATTGATAAGGTAGATCTCGGGAAAAATGACGACGGCTCTCAGTATATCCGGATATTTTATTCCGGGCCCATCCGGAGTGCAGGGGGAACTGCGCAGGCTCTTTCCGTGCTTGTCGGCGACTATGTGAGGCGTGGGATAGGGATTGATCGCTACAAGCCAAGAGATGAGGAAGTAGAGCGCTATGTGGAAGAAATCCTGCTTTACAAACGGGTCGCAAGTCTGCAGTACATGCCTTCCGAAGATGAAATCCGCCTGATAGTCCGGAACTGCCCGGTTTGCATTGATGGGGACCCGACTGAAGAAGCCGAGGTCGAAGGGCACAGGAATCTTGAGAGGATAGGGACAAACCGTGTCCGGGGAGGAATGTGCCTCGTGCTTGCCGAAGGTCTCGCCCTCAAGGCCCCGAAGGTCAAAAAGCACGTCAACAAGTTGAAGATCGATGGATGGGACTGGCTGGAGATCCTTATCGGAGGTGCTAAAAGCGGGGAGAGTGCTGAAGATGAGCACAAAAACAAGATCAAGCCAAAGGATAAATATATCCGTGACCTGATCGCCGGGAGGCCTGTTTTCTCTCACCCTTCAAGACCAGGAGGTTTCAGGCTGCGGTACGGGCGGTCAAGAAATACTTCATTTGCTTCGGCCGGGATCAGTCCTGCCAGCATGGTTTTACTTGACGATTTTATAGCTAACGGCACTCAACTCAAGGTTGAAAGACCAGGAAAAGCTGCAGCCATGTCTGCCGTGGACTCCATAGAGGGACCTACGGTAAGGCTTTTTTCGGGAGACCTTGTCCGTATAGATGATATAAAAGAGGCGTATGAAATTCGCCCCCAGGTTGAGGTAATTGTCGATATCGGGGAAATTTTGATCAATTACGGGGATTTTCTGGAAAATAATCATCCTCTTATGCCTTCACCTTATGTTTTCGAATGGTGGCAATATGATTACCAGGCAGCCTGCCCTGAAAAAATTCCAGAGGAAGAGCTGAAAAACCCATCTGCAGCTCTTGCTCTCAGGCTTGCAGAGGAGTTCAATGTGCCACTGCATCCAAAGTTCACATATCTCTGGCACGACATAAACCGGAACGAGTTTGAAGCTCTCAGGAAATTTGTGGCTGAAAAAGGGATCTTTCTGGCAGGGGAGGTGGCTGGGGCGGGAGTCCTTAAACTGCCCCTGGAAGCTTCTCTTGAAGAGAGGATAAAGCCGGTGCTTGAAAAGCTTCTTGTCCTGCACAAGGTAAAAAATGGAGAAATCCTTATCGAAGAGGCTCTTCCATTCATTTTATGCCTCGGGCTTGATCATTCTCTCAAAGAAAAAGCCAGTATGCCAGACATAGATGATATGGTGGAAGCTGCAGGTGTTTTGAGCGGGTTTAAGGTTTACCCGAGAGCTCCTTCAAGGATAGGGGCACGGATGGGAAGACCGGAAAAATCTAACCTGCGCAAGATGTCTCCTGCAGCCCAGGTTCTCTTCCCGATAAACAATTCTGGGGGAATTACGCGAAATCTTGTCTCTGCCTCCGACTACACATCCTGCATGAATGCGAAGGTCGGAGAAATTGAAGTGGAATTAGGGCGGAGGGAATGCCCTTCCTGCGGGAAAGAATCTTATTTCTGGCGCTGCGAATGCGGAGAATTCACGAATCCCAAACTTTCCTGCTCTCGCTGCAAGATCGATGTAAAGGGTGCTGAGACCTGCCCCAAGTGCGGGAAAAAGCTGACTTCCGTTGCAAACGTAAAATTGGATTTCCGTTCCATTTACAAGAAGGCTTTTGAGAACGTAGGGGAAAGGGAAAAAATGGATCTGATCAAGGGAGTAAAGCGGCTCATGAATGGGCAGATGACTCCCGAGCCCCTGGAAAAAGGAATTCTGCGCGCAAAACATAATGTTTACGTTTTTAAGGATGGTACTATACGCTACGATATGTCAGATATTCCCCTTACTCATATCAGGGCTGATGAACTGGGAATTACGGCAGCCAAACTCCTGGAACTCGGGTACAGGGAGGATATTTGTGGAAAACCCCTTGAGAGGGACGATCAGATTGTCTGCCTGAAGGTTCAGGACCTTGTGATATCTTATGACGGGGGAGAGTATATGCTGCGTACTGCAAAATACGTGGATGACCTTCTTGTGAAGTATTATAAGATTGAGCCCTATTACAATGCCGAAACTATTCAGGACCTCGTGGGGGTACTGCTCATAGGACTTGCTCCCCATACTTCTGCAGGAGTACTCGGACGCCTTATAGGGTTTACGAGAGCTTCCGTAGGCTATGCTCATCCTTTTTTTCATGCTTCAAAACGCAGGAATTGTGACGGAGACGAAGATTGCATAATGCTCCTTATGGATGGGATTCTCAATTTTTCGAGGTCATATCTGCCCGATAAAAGGGGGGGGAAGATGGATGCTCCTCTGGTGCTGACTACCAGGATTGACCCCAAGGAAGTAGATAAGGAAGCCCATAATATTGATGTTTCTGCATGCTATCCTCTTGAGTTTTACAGGGCTACGCAGGAAATCAAAAATCCCACTGAAATTGAGAGTATTATGGACCTGGTTAGCAGCCGGCTTGGGACGCCCGAGCAGTACGAACATTTCATGTTTACCCATGATACATCGGACATTGCGGCAGGCCCTCTTAATTCTTCATATAAGACCCTCGGAAGTATGATTGAGAAAATGGAGGCTCAACTGGCCCTGGCTAGCAGGATACGGGCAGTAGACGCACCTGACGTGGCTGAAAGGGTGCTCAAGTCTCATTTCCTTCCGGACCTTATAGGAAATCTGCGTTCTTTTTCCAGACAACGGATGCGCTGCATCAAGTGTGGAGAAAAATTCAGGCGCCCCCCCCTTACTGGAGCCTGCCCGAAATGCGGAGGCAATGTGATACTTACCGTACATGAGGGATCTGTCCGCAAATATCTTGAGATTTCAAAAGAGATCGGTGAAAGGTACGGGGTCTCCAGCTATACCAGACAGAGGATAGAGCTTCTTGATTATGATATCAGCTCTCTGTTTGAAAACCACAGGGTTAAACAGCTGGGACTTTCAGATTTTATGTCCGGGTCTGCGCGCTGA
- the msrB gene encoding peptide-methionine (R)-S-oxide reductase MsrB produces MAQDNIEKSEKEWKKVLTPEQYQVLRQKGTERPFSGDMYYNKEKGVYTCAACGQELFSSDTKFESGTGWPSFYDVISSDKVRLQEDNSLFMNRIEAVCSRCGGHLGHVFDDGPKPTGKRFCINAVSLDFKKEGEAGTEDR; encoded by the coding sequence TTGGCACAAGATAATATCGAGAAATCCGAAAAAGAGTGGAAGAAGGTCCTCACTCCTGAACAATATCAGGTCCTGAGGCAGAAAGGCACCGAGAGGCCCTTTTCTGGCGATATGTATTATAATAAAGAGAAAGGGGTCTATACCTGTGCTGCCTGCGGGCAGGAACTCTTTTCGTCCGACACCAAGTTTGAATCCGGGACCGGCTGGCCCAGTTTCTATGATGTGATTTCCAGCGACAAAGTCCGGCTTCAGGAAGATAACAGCCTTTTCATGAACAGGATCGAGGCCGTCTGTTCCCGCTGTGGAGGACACCTAGGACACGTCTTCGATGACGGACCGAAACCTACGGGAAAACGCTTCTGCATCAATGCCGTTTCCCTTGACTTCAAGAAGGAAGGAGAAGCAGGAACGGAAGATAGGTAA